From Symbiobacterium terraclitae, the proteins below share one genomic window:
- a CDS encoding IS1 family transposase encodes MPAVATLQHDLSAPPHGDHTDLMRVSDGAREDWAPRPAERESCPRCQSSRVVRNGTFRLASGDRVQRYLCQSCRRTFSPLTGKPAYRLRKLPEWNAMVQLLRESLSLRRTASLLKISVSTAFHWRHRALAALTRKARRLGGAVSVSMCLVKYSEKGSRVCNGPGSWGYWNILRHGPHADERVRPPVPGGARRRFRLLIDGRPVGVMAAQSGQTYELAIVGQGRISPEYLAKGLAQLVERGSHVYAFGWPELRGACEILDLTHHNGYAAMANQRQQRAIRPADARWPHPDATPIRCPVLPDYWLRRFRGVATRYLAHYLAWFRDIVPPAPHWPVAALAAHRVGHGRAAS; translated from the coding sequence ATGCCGGCAGTGGCGACGCTGCAGCACGATCTGAGTGCACCTCCTCATGGCGATCACACCGACCTCATGCGGGTGTCGGACGGAGCGCGGGAAGACTGGGCTCCTCGCCCGGCTGAACGGGAATCCTGCCCACGGTGCCAGAGCTCACGGGTGGTGAGGAACGGCACCTTCCGTCTGGCGTCAGGCGACCGGGTGCAGCGGTACCTGTGCCAGTCGTGCCGTCGCACCTTCAGCCCGCTCACGGGCAAGCCAGCCTACCGGCTGCGGAAGCTCCCAGAATGGAACGCCATGGTGCAGCTTCTGAGGGAGAGCCTGTCCTTACGCCGAACGGCCTCGCTGCTCAAGATCAGCGTGTCGACAGCTTTTCACTGGCGTCACCGCGCGCTGGCTGCGCTCACGCGGAAGGCCAGACGGCTGGGCGGCGCGGTGTCGGTGTCCATGTGCCTTGTGAAGTACTCAGAGAAGGGGAGCCGGGTCTGTAACGGCCCCGGCAGCTGGGGCTACTGGAACATCCTCCGACACGGGCCGCATGCGGATGAACGGGTCCGGCCACCTGTACCGGGAGGAGCACGGCGGCGGTTCCGGCTGCTCATCGATGGGCGGCCCGTTGGCGTGATGGCGGCCCAGTCCGGGCAGACATACGAGCTTGCGATCGTCGGGCAAGGGAGGATCAGCCCCGAGTACCTTGCCAAGGGCCTTGCGCAGCTCGTGGAGCGGGGGTCGCATGTCTACGCATTCGGCTGGCCCGAACTGCGAGGGGCGTGCGAGATTCTGGACCTGACGCACCACAACGGCTACGCAGCCATGGCGAACCAGCGGCAACAGCGAGCTATCAGGCCTGCCGACGCCCGGTGGCCTCATCCTGACGCGACTCCAATCCGGTGCCCTGTCCTACCGGACTACTGGCTGCGGCGATTCCGGGGCGTGGCAACCCGCTACCTCGCCCATTATCTGGCCTGGTTCCGTGACATCGTGCCGCCTGCACCGCATTGGCCTGTTGCAGCCCTTGCTGCGCACCGGGTGGGTCATGGCCGAGCCGCATCGTGA
- the pyrE gene encoding orotate phosphoribosyltransferase, giving the protein MSRNLDADAVLDLLRQTGTLQEGHFRLTSGRHSDRFFLMPHTFQYPEATERLCAGLAALFAADEVETVAGPATGGIILAYEVARQLGRLTGGHVRAVFTEKTEDGGMALKRQWSLRPGERVLMVEDAVTTGGSVSKAIAALRPYGPTLVGVGCIVDRSGGQVDFGVPLRSLVRVDVASWAPEECPLCREGIPLVKPKDQVSTRG; this is encoded by the coding sequence ATGTCCCGGAACCTGGACGCAGACGCCGTGCTCGATCTGCTGCGGCAAACGGGCACCCTTCAGGAGGGCCACTTCCGCCTGACTTCGGGCCGACACTCCGACCGGTTCTTCCTGATGCCCCATACGTTCCAGTACCCCGAAGCGACCGAGCGGCTGTGCGCAGGGCTGGCGGCCCTGTTCGCCGCCGACGAGGTGGAGACGGTAGCGGGACCGGCCACGGGCGGGATCATCTTGGCCTACGAGGTCGCCCGCCAGCTGGGGCGTCTGACGGGCGGCCACGTGCGGGCCGTCTTCACCGAGAAGACCGAGGACGGCGGGATGGCCCTGAAGCGCCAGTGGAGCCTGCGGCCGGGCGAGCGCGTCCTCATGGTCGAGGACGCCGTCACCACCGGCGGATCGGTCAGCAAGGCGATTGCCGCACTCCGACCGTACGGGCCGACGCTGGTGGGCGTGGGCTGCATCGTCGACCGCTCGGGCGGACAGGTCGATTTCGGCGTGCCGCTGCGGTCGCTTGTCCGGGTCGATGTGGCGTCCTGGGCGCCCGAGGAGTGCCCGCTCTGCCGGGAGGGCATCCCGCTGGTGAAGCCCAAGGACCAGGTTAGCACTCGAGGGTGA
- a CDS encoding FmdB family zinc ribbon protein, translated as MPIYEFKCSECSHVFEELVPLNTTGEAQKCPKCGHVGARRLVSAFAAHGLENGHIAVGQKFTGKSKKSESESSSESTSKSA; from the coding sequence ATGCCGATCTACGAGTTCAAGTGCAGCGAGTGCAGCCATGTCTTTGAGGAACTGGTGCCGCTGAACACCACTGGCGAGGCGCAGAAGTGCCCGAAGTGCGGTCATGTAGGCGCCCGGCGTCTAGTCTCCGCCTTCGCTGCCCATGGGCTGGAGAACGGCCACATCGCCGTGGGTCAGAAGTTCACGGGGAAGAGCAAGAAGTCGGAGTCCGAGTCGTCCAGCGAGAGCACCAGCAAGTCTGCATAA